From the Microcoleus sp. FACHB-672 genome, the window AACGAGTGCGTAGTGAATTGAGCTACCTTCTCGCTACTTCCGAGGGAACACCCCAGCTACAAGCCGCTTGGGAAGATGGCTTAGTTGAAACTTGGTTCCCCAGCGCTAACGGCAGCAGTTTGGCTCAAGTTGCAGCCGTTGATGAGTCCGCCGCCAAACTTCAGCATACTTGGCCAGATTTTGGCACGGAACTGTGCCGCAGCTTGCGAGATACCTCAAAAACCTCGTTATTAGCCATTGCTAAATTGACGAGTTTGCTCGATCCAGAGATCCAGAAAGCTGAAGCTCAATTATTGCGCCTGAAGTACAGCCGGCCTGAAATGCAAGCTGTCCTGGCAGTGTTAAACTTTTTGCCAGATTTGCTGCCGGCGGCAAATGCTTTTTCCGTACCAGAGCAGTATTTTTTATTTCGCAATGTTGGTACGGTGTTTCCCGCACTCGCCGTTTTTGCCGTAGCGTCAGGGATGCCGGTGGATGCGATTGCGCCTTTAATTGAGCGATTTCTCACCCCCAACGATCCCGTCGCACATCCGATTCCCCCACTAACCGGCAGAGACTTGATGACAGCTTTGAATTTACCGCCCGGTCCTCTAGTTGGCAGACTCCTCACCGCAATAGGGGTGGCACGCGCAGAAGGCAAAATTTCTACACCCGAAGAGGCGCTGCAATTGGCGCAACAACTTGTCAACAGTGAAGTGTGAGCCGTGTTAGCGATCAGCAAAAACAAAAGCAAATTGATATTGTGCTAAAGTAAACATTTCAACTTGCCTAGGCATTTGGACATTTCATCACAGCTTTCGAGCTGCTTTAGGAGTGAGTAACAACTTTTACTTGCTCAATCAGTTGTTTTTTTGAGGCCAACATGGCTAAACGCCGCAATCCTAAAAAAGAAAAAGCCCTTCGGAACCAAGCTTACGCTCGCCGGTTTCGTAAACGGTCAACAACAGGCCGGTTTGGAAAAAGACGTTTCTACCGCGATAGTCGCCCTGAGGACTCTAAGAGTGAAAATGAGGGCATGGGCGCTGCAGATGACATGGATCATCAGTAAGCAGCTCAGCATAATTGCTAAGGTTTAATCCTTCATTCTCAAGTTTCCTGTAACTTTTCCTGGGAATATAGCCAGGATTAGGGGATGGAGAGATTGAAAAGAAGTGGGAGGGAAAGGCGAAAGTAAAAAAAGAATTTCTAGACTTGTCAGCTAGTTTTCAATTTGTTATTTGAGTCTTTGCCCTTCATTTCTGAAAGTTACAATTTAGACCTTCTCCTACGAAAATTATTTTTTTATTTAAAAAGCCGCTACACTTACACAAATAAAGCTTCGTCAAGTGTCTATTCTGACGCGAAAAAAGCTGGAGTTAAATTTTTTTGATAGAGTCTTTTATTTTTTGCTTATTAAAAATTAGAAAAAAACTTACCTGTAGAAAATTTTATTTTTTTAGACTATAAACCTATCAATTTGGTATAATTGTCAGGCTGTGATCAATTTATGTTGTTGGAGACGCATAAAGGCTATTTTTAGTGTCAGGTTAACAAATTAAATATTAACTTTTTACGACGCCCTCTTAATTCTATATCAGATTTCAGTACTTAGGATTATCTATTATTTTTCTTAAGTTTTGACATAAGCCTTTCAAAAATACGTTTAAAAGGAAATTTGCGAAAGACTAAAAAGAGAGAGATTGATACGTCTTAGGGTATAAAAAATTTAAAAATTAGATAAGTCTATAGAAAGATGAAACTGCCCCTCAAAGATTTTTAGGATAAGGCCACAAGTCAAGAAGTTTAAACCCTAAAAAGTCTTGTTATGGCAGACAAAAGTAAGCGCGGATTTGCGTCAATGGACGAAGCAAAACAGCGTGAGATCGCAAGCAAGGGCGGTCAAGCCGCTCATGAAAAGGGAACCGCTCACAAATTTTCGCCTGAGGAGGCTAAAGAAGCCGGTCGTAAGGGCGGTGAGATTGTGAGCCAGAATCGGCAGCACATGGCTGAAATTGGGAGAAAGGGCGGCGAGGCAGTCAGCAAAAACCGCAAGCATATGTCGGAGATTGGCAAAAAGGGCGGCCAGCAAAGCCATAAAGAGGAGTAAGGAATTACCAGCTGGGGCAAATTTACGAAAGTTAGTTTCGCCCTGAGTTAGTAGGGAGAAAAAATCATACAAGTGTCAATAAGTGTGGGTGTGGGATGCGGTTAAAGCTGAGAATTATTCTCGTGCGATCACATCCCAAAACCCTTCTCCCGGCATCGGCAGATGTCGCAATTGCTGATTAATCTGTTCGGCTGCGGCTTTGCCAGATTCTAACGCCCCTTCAATTTGGTTACCCCCACACCAGTCGCCACAACAAACCACCGGCACCGGCGTTGCGGCGGCAAGGTAAGTTTCAGGAATTGGCCGACTGACAAAGGCATAGCGCCAGCGGTGAACCTGCAACCAATCGGGGCTATTCAGCCAAAAATTTAAATACTCGCCGGCACGATCTAGCAACATCTGGCCGGCTGGTTGTAAGTCTTCCGCCTCTAAATAATCTTGAGCAAAGCTAGCACTACTGTTGGCGACAAACACCGGCATCTGAGAGTCGGTTCGTTTACTGCTATCCCATCCGATCCACGCCAGTTGATCGTCGTGGGGAAAAACAACTGTTTTCCAGGCAATCTCTCGTTGAGCTAAATCTTGCTGTCGATATGGTGAGTAGCCGGCGATCACGCTAAGGCATGGCTCAAACTCCACAGATCGCAGGTTTGCGATAAAATCTGCCGGCAGTTCCGTCTGCATCGGCTCAAGGATCGTCACAGCTTGAGGGGCCGGAATGGCCATGACAACAGCCCTCGCGTTCACCTCTTGTGGCTGAAGCATTTTGTCCAACGTATCGGGCGATTCTAGAAGCAGTTGCCATATCCCCTGATCCGTCGGCGTCATGGCCAATACACGCCGGCTTAACCAAATCTCTAAACCCGTAGCCAAAAATTTGCCCACCGCGTTCATTCCTGCCGGCGCAACATAGTAAGGACACCAACTTGAGGGGGCTGCCGGCGTCAAGCCCTTATTTTCGTCGTATATATACGTCTTGTCTGTCCACAGCTCTACAATATTGTGGGCCGACAAAATATGAACCAAACGCCGTAAGTGCTGGCCCTTCGGTTCTAAATACCGTCCTCCGTGATCCGCACGAATTTCCTGCACTCGGCGTGTGGCGACTCGTCCACCCAGCCCACGAGATTTTTCCAAGACAATCGTAGAATAACCGGCCTGGTGCAGCAATTGTGCACAAGTTAAACCCGCCATGCCGGCACCAATCACCGCCACATCAAAAGTCAGTGAGCTATCAGTCATCAGCCAGTTAGTTTAAATATTAAATTTTAGAGTAATCGAAAATCCTGGCCGGCAAAATTCAAAATCGCTCTTAGCCACAATAGTAGAATAAGTAAAAGCGAGAATCTGTGTGTGCGCTCCTGGCGCAGGCCAAGAGCGTTCGGCAAGCGCATCCGCAGATAAATAAAGGGAGGAAGCCGACATTGGACGAGCTAAGAGCAGCACTGGAACTGGCAACAGAAGAAGAATTACAACAACTGACGGACATTTTATTTTGCCGCCGGTTTAACCCCCTCGATTATGTTCAAACCCCTGCGCCCATTGATGTGAAAAGCCGAGACCGGCACGCCTGGTTGGATGCGATTGAGCAGCGATTTCGCTATTTAGCAGCAGATGGAATAACCATTTTGCGGGGGCGTAGCGAGCAGGTGAGCTACCGGCAAGTTTTAATTCAAGTCTGCCGCTATCTAAAAATTTCTTATTCAAATCAGCTATCGACAACCGATTTAGAAGCTGAAGTTTTTCTCAACTTACTCGGTCGAACCTGGAAAAAACTGCCGGCTTCCGAACAAGAAGCCTTAACCCGGCGCGTACAGAATTCCCTCGCCCAAACCAAGCTATCAAAACCCCTGCCGCTTTCAGTCCAAAAAGACCCTTTAGGCTTGCTCTTTAAAGGCGGTAGCGCTTTAGCTGTAAGTTCTGTCATCCAGCCGGTGTTGCTGCAACAAATCGCCCGTCAGTTTGCCATTCACTTCGCCACCTATCAAATGGCAAAGCAGACGCTAGCCGTGGGCGGGACAGCAGCGGCTAAAGGGTTTGAGCAATATGTTGCACTCCAAACAGCCCGTCGGGGCATGGCCGTGAGTGCAGCCCGTTATGGCGCAGCCCGCAGTGTATTTGCGTTTGTTGGGCCGGTGTTGTGGACTTGGTTTTTAGCAGATTTAGGTTGGCGGGCCATTTCCACCAACTATGCTCGGATTATTCCCACCATCGTTGCCTTGGCTCAAATTCGCCTCACCCGCTCTGAATGCTGGGAACTCGCATAAACATAAATTTTAGATTTTAGAGGTTAGATTTTTGATTGATAATGTATAAATCGAAAATCGAAAATCTAAAATTGGCTCTTGAACCCCGTTTACAGGCTCCTTGGAATTGTGCCCAAGTGGCGCTTTTTTTCCTTCCTTTAACTCCACTACTGGCAGTCTTGGGCCTCGCGTGGGCGATGTTGGTGACGTGGAAACAGCAGTTCCACACGATCATTCGGCGTCCGGCCAATCAAGGCTTGATTGTTTTATTTGTCTGGTTGGTAATTACTGCCGGCTTTGCTAATGATCGGCCTACTGCGTTTCTCGGTCTGTTTAATTTTTTACCATTTTTTATATTTTTTCCGGCGTTCAGCGTTCTGATCCAAACACCGGCTCAACTACGGCGAATCGCGGAGATTTTAGTCATTGGTTCAGTGCCGGTGGTGATTATCGGCTTGGGACAGCTATTTTGGGGCTGGGCCGGCCCGATAAAATTTTTATGGATTATTGTAGATTGGCTGCTGGCACCCACAGGCAATCCCCCCGGTCGGATGTCTTCTGTTTTTGAATATACGAATGTTTTAGCTAGTTATCTGGTCGCGACTTTTATTCTCGCCCTAGGGCTATGGCTGGAAACTTATCGGTCATTGCTGCTTAAATGGCAGCGACAGGAAACCCGCACAAAGCCTGACTACGCCGGTTTAAAAATCGCAAATCCTCACTGGAATGCCGATTTCAGACGCTGGGCATTTTTGACTGTGGCGGTTGCCGGCAATGCAGCGGCGCTGATTTTAACGAATTCTCGTAATGCTTGGGGAATTGCCGGTTTGGCCTGTTTGGTCTTCGCTGTCTATTTAGGCTGGCGGTGGCTGGTGGCTGTCGTTGTTGGGGTAGCCGGCTGTCTGCTGGGAGCAGCTTTTGGGCCTGATCCCCTCCGGTATTGGCTGAGAATCGCCGTTCCTCCTTATTTCTGGGCGCGAATCAATGACCAGATGTATCCAGACCGCCCAGAAGCCCTGATCCGCACGACTCAGTGGCAATTTGCTTGGGATCTCACCTTAGCGCGTCCCTGGACTGGCTGGGGATTGCGGAATTTTACCTCACTTTACCAAGCACAGATGCAGGAATGGCTGGGTCACCCCCACAATTTGATTTTGATGCTCAGTTCTGAAGCCGGTATTCCCGCAACGCTCCTATTATGCGGTGTCGTTGGGTGGGTTTTGGCTCAAGGCATCTTGCTGCTGCGCGATTGGCCGGCTGTTTATCCTACAGAGACAACTGCCCTCAGTTCCTCTACTGCTCGGTTAATTTTTTTCACGTATCTGCTTGCTTTCTTTGCCTGCACCTTATTTCACCTGTTTGATGTCACTTTATTTGATTTACGGGTGAATATTCTGGGGTGGTTATTGCTCTCAGCAATTGGTGGAATCGTTTATCAAAGAAAAGCAATTGTCACGAATTCCAATAATAAATTCAGGATTGGCACCTAACTGGGTCAATCCCAAGGCAACGGGTGCCGGTGGTTGAATCGTTACTTGTGTTGCCGGCACTGCCGCTAAAAATTTTAGGAACAGCGCAGAATCCCTAAGCTCGTTAAAATAGTTGAAAAGCATTCAACACTAAGCATGGTGGAGCTTCGGTGACTCAGAACAGGGCAAAGCGAAAAGATGAGTATCGAGTGGTGTACGATCGCACCGCCCTAGCGAATAGTTACTACACCCTGCTAGGGTTGCATCCTTCGGCGTCAGCCATAGAAATCCGGCGAGCGTATCGGGAATTAAGCAAGCGCTATCATCCGGATACAACGGACTTGCCGCCGGCTACGGCAAAGGAAAAATTCCAAAAACTGAACGAAGCCTATGCCACCCTCAGCAACCTAGAACGGCGGATGGCTTACGATCAAAAGATTCGCTACTCCAACATCCCCGTTATTCAGCCATCGGGTAACCTGAACCGCCCGATCAGCCAGTCTGGGAACCCGCAATACTCTTCGGCGTATCTAGACCCCACTGATCGCCCGCTTTCTGCCGGTGAAGTGTTTGCCCTGTTCATTCTGGGGATTACGTTTATTGGCTGTCTGTTATTAGCGATTGCTGTCGGCTTAACGCGGGGCGATGCAGCCTTGCAACCTATAGGGTTTAACAGCGAACTCAGACAAAAAATGCCGGCTCAAGAAATCACCTACGATGTGCCGATGTCCCAACCTTTTAATTCCTTAACAACCAAGCGTGAGAAGTAAAAAGCAGTTTTCTCACTTCTCACGTTATACGTCTGGAATTACTGCTATTATCTAACTCAACCCTTTAACCTTATGGCCATTCCACCCGCCGAGACTCCGCTGTACAACCATCCCCTCCCGGACATTGAGGACTGGCTACGCTCACAAGGATGCCAGCAAGACCGCAACCAGCTTCACTGCTGGCATCTGCAGCAAGCGAGCTGGGAAGCTGAACTCACCCTGGATATTGACCAGCTGACTGTGCGCTATCTTAATGCCGGTGAGGAGGGCCAAGATATTCAACGATCCTTTAAATACTCCCTCAGCCGCAGTGACATTGAAGCGGCGGTTTTCTCTGGGCCATAAAACTTTTGAATGCGTGAACTGTCCTGTACCTGCACAATTCACGCATTCAAAACTTACACTTTTCCAAAGCGGCGATCCCGCTGTTGGTAGGCACTCAGCGCCCGATGAAACTCTGCCCGATCAAAATCTGGCCACAGCGTTTCTGTGATGTAAAGTTCTGAGTAAGCCACCTGCCACAGCAAGAAATTGCTCAGGCGCATTTCACCGCTGGTGCGAATCAGCAAGTCGGGATCACAAATACCGGCAGTGTAGAGATGGCGCTCAAACAGAGCTTCATCAATTTGCTCGGGTTGAATTAAACCTTGCTGCACTTGCACCGCAATGGCTCGGCACGCCTGCAAAATTTCCTGCCGGCCTCCATAATTTGTAGCGACCGTAAACTGAATTCCCTGATTATGGCGAGTCTCATCGACTGACCGCTCAATCTCTGCGTGGAGCGTTCGCGGGAGCGCACTTAAATTTCCCACAAAATGAATCTGAACGTCTTCTTGCATCATTTCTCGTAACTCTTGCCGCAAGACGCGTTCAAACAGGGTCATCAAAAAATTAACCTCTTCTAGAGGCCGGCCCCAATTTTCTGTAGAAAATGCATAAGCAGTCAGCGCTTTAATTCCCCAGTCTCGACAGCAACGCAATAGATCCTTGAGTACATCGACCCCCCGCCGATGGCCCATAATTCGAGGTAGCCCCTGCCGCTTGGCCCAGCGGCCATTCCCATCCATAATCACTGCTACGTGTCTGGGCAGACGTTCTTGGTTAAGGTCAGCAGGTAACTCTTGTAAAACAGTTGGCTTAGCAGTCATTTTTTATCACCAGAAGCCGATGATGGAAGACGCAGAAAACGCGAAACAAGTGCCAATATCCGAGAACTTAGTATTCCCAACCGGCGCAAATTAGGAGCAACTGGTTCGCGCTCAACAGATTGAGAAAATCGAGCCTCTAGCAGTTCTTTCAGTTTACTGCTGGTTAAAGGTCGATTTAGTGTGCCCCTTTCCGCTAAGGAAATTGAGCCGGTTTCTTCAGATACAACGACACACAGGCAATTTTCGACACGTTCTGTAATTCCCATTGCCGCACGATGGCGCGTCCCTAGCTGTCGCGAAGCCGTGCGTTCAGAAAGTGGCAAAATCACGCCGGCTGCAACAATCCGAGAGGCCCGAATTAAAACGGCCCCATCGTGTAACAGTGTGCTTGTCTGAAAAATCGTCTGTAGCAGTTCCTTAGACACTTCTCCATTCAACTTCACTCCGGGCACGGAAAAATCCCGCTCATCAATTGGGCTGCCTGTTTCCAAAATCAACAAAGCACCCGTGCGGTTTTGGGAAAGTTCCTTCACCGCATCTACAATTTCATCAAGTACACTGTCGGTCTTGGGAATGGCTCCCCTCGACGGTTGGAACAGCTGTACAATTTCTCCCCGGCCCAGTTGTTCAAGGAACCGACGGAACTCGGACTGTAAAATTACAGCCATTGTCACCGCCGAGCCAATCACCAACTTTTCCAGGACAAAACTTAACAGCCTCAAATCCAAGCTGTTACTGACCGTTGTCGCCAGCATTAAGATAATTAATCCCCGCACCATCCACAGCGTGCGGCGCTCACCAATAATGACGAGCACCATATAAGTGAGGGCCAGAACCAACCCAATGTCAATAGGGCCTTTCAGCCATTGCGTCCAAAAGTCTATAAGGTGACGCAGCACGGACTGAGTCCAGCTAGGGTCGTGACCGGGACCCAAATTCATTGAACTATTAGCAAAGATTAGCAGATTTGTGCTTGAGACAGGCTCAGCAATGCTGAGTCCTTACAGCTTGATTCTATGCCAGCAGACATCCCTTGTGGCAGTCTTTTAAACCAGAACTTCTCTTCCATCTGATGCCACCTGCCCTTACAGAGAAAATTGTTACAGATGCAACAACCGGCCTGAAAATTAAGCGAGGTTTAACGACAACTAGAATCAGTGAGAAGTCAGAAGTGAGAGGAGGAAAATTTGTTTCTCGCTTCTGTGTTTCCTCAGGGATGCCCCGGCTTGTGGCTTAGCAGCCGGACATTTATTTTGCAAAGCCGATGAGTCTTTCTGGTAGCCGATCTTGACGGAGCAAGTCTTGGTAAGTTTCTCGCTGCAAGATGACGTTGGCTTCCCCCTCTCTGACCAAAACCGCTGCCGGTCGGGGCAGACGATTGTAGTTAGAGGCCATGCTGTAATTGTAAGCGCCGGTGCTCATCACCACCAAGACATCGCCCGGTTCTGCCGGCGGCAGTTGTGCGTTTTTAATCAGGATATCTCCCGATTCGCAGTGTTTGCCGGCCACCGTCACCGTCTCCGTCATGGGTGATCCCATCCGATTAGCGATCGCTGCCCGATAGAGAGATTGATAAGTAATCGGACGGGGATTATCTGACATTCCCCCATCAACTGCCAGATAAGTCCGAATTCCGGGGATCACTTTTTGATTTCCGACTGTATAAGCTGTGATACAAGCCGTTCCAATCAGTGAACGTCCAGGCTCACACAGCAGCTTGGGCAACGGCAACTGCTGAGCTTGGCATTCGCCGGCAATCGCTTCGCAAATTACCTTTGCCCAAGACTCGATGCTAGGGGGATCGTCCGATTCAGTATAGCGAATGCCCAACCCACCGCCGACATTTAATTCTGTCACCGGCAATTTGTACTCACCGGCTTTGACCAGCCATTGCACGAGAACCTTGGCCAAATCCTGATGCGGTTGGAGTTCAAAAATTTGGGAGCCAATGTGAGCGTGAATGCCAATACATGATATAAAAGACTGCTTGCTGACAAAGTTAAAAACTTCATCCACCCCATCGGGATCGAAGCCAAATTTGCTGTCTAAGTGGCCGGTGCGGATGTACTCGTGGGTGTGACACTCAATGCCAGGAGTCAGACGTAACATGATCTGCACCGGCATAAATGAGGCAGTTTGGGTGATTTCCGCCAGGGTGTGCAGTTCCAGCCAGTTATCCACCACAATGATGCAGCCGGTTTCAATGGCCAAGTTCAGTTCTGCGCGGGACTTATTGTTGCCGTGAAAATAAATTTTATCGGGACGAACGCCGGCACCCACGGCTGTGTGCAGTTCACCCCCAGAAACCACATCGATCCCCAAGCCTTCACTGTTGGCAATCGCGCAGACAGCCAAACAACTCCAAGCTTTAGACGCGTATACCACTTGAGATTCACCCGGATAGTAGCGGCTGAAAGCATCCCGGTACTGCCGGCAAGCCGTCCGCAGCGTTTCTTCATCCAAAATGTATAGTGGAGACCCAAAGCGCTCAATCAGCGTTGTCACATCACAGCCACCGATTTCCAAATGGTCTTGACTGTTAACTTTCGCTGTGATCGGCAACAGTTGTTGGTTCGGTGAGCGAGATTCTGAAGCACCAATCGTCTCTGGTAAATATTGATGTGCTGAATTTTCAGCCGCTACAGGGCGAGTAGATAGCATAATCCGATTCTTTATCCTTAGTTGAGTGAGGGAGCAGGTGCATTTCGGCTCTCAGTTGCGATTTCAAACTCCAAACATTTTACGAATTTTTGGCTAATCGAAAATCTTATTCTTGTTTCGAGTTTGACCGAGACAGTACAATTGAGTTTTGTGCGTTCTCAGCCATTTATCACTCGCTTCTGTGAATTTTTTGGAACTGAAACCGCTGACATCAGAGCTTTTGCCGGCAGTGGGAGAACTTGATCGGCTGTGTTTCGGGCAATTGTGGACAATCGATGCCTACCAGCGAGAAATAGACAGTCCTAACAGCGATTTACTGAGTTTATCCTTTGTCATAGATCATGACTCAGCCGCAACAGACAAAGAGCAAAAGACCAAGGGGAATAGACAAATTCTCCTGGGATTAGGTTGTCTGTGGGCAATTTTAGAAGAAGCGCACATCACAATTTTGGCCGTTCATCCTGAATATCGGCATCAGGGGTTTGGACAAGTATTGTTGCTGGGCTTACTGAAATCGGCAGTTAACCGGCATCTGGAATGGGCGACCCTAGAAGTAAGAAGTTCTAATCAACCCGCACTGTCTCTTTACCAAAAATTTGGGTTTCGCGAAGTCGGACGCCGCCGCCGCTACTACCAAGATACTGGCGAAGATGCTTTAATTCTCTGGCTTTCTGGTTTGCAACGCCCTGAATTTACCCAAACTTTAGCCAATTGGCATCAAGAAACTTCCGATCGTCTTTCCCGTAATGACTGGTCTATCAACTATCAGTAAGAAATTAACCTTTAAAGCAAAACCCCTCAAAAGACACTCACCCAAAAGAAGGAAATTTAAAATAAATTGGGCATTTGCCTTCAATCTTTTCAGTTTTGCCGGCTGCGATCCCCCTATATGTTGCAAGTGTGACAGCCGAATAAAATCCCTGTGCTAAAATCAGCGTACGGGCACGCAGCAGGTGATGGGAATAACGCCATGTTTGAACGCTTTACAGAAAAAGCCATAAAGGTGATTATGCTGGC encodes:
- a CDS encoding NAD(P)/FAD-dependent oxidoreductase, which codes for MTDSSLTFDVAVIGAGMAGLTCAQLLHQAGYSTIVLEKSRGLGGRVATRRVQEIRADHGGRYLEPKGQHLRRLVHILSAHNIVELWTDKTYIYDENKGLTPAAPSSWCPYYVAPAGMNAVGKFLATGLEIWLSRRVLAMTPTDQGIWQLLLESPDTLDKMLQPQEVNARAVVMAIPAPQAVTILEPMQTELPADFIANLRSVEFEPCLSVIAGYSPYRQQDLAQREIAWKTVVFPHDDQLAWIGWDSSKRTDSQMPVFVANSSASFAQDYLEAEDLQPAGQMLLDRAGEYLNFWLNSPDWLQVHRWRYAFVSRPIPETYLAAATPVPVVCCGDWCGGNQIEGALESGKAAAEQINQQLRHLPMPGEGFWDVIARE
- the cdaA gene encoding diadenylate cyclase CdaA; amino-acid sequence: MNLGPGHDPSWTQSVLRHLIDFWTQWLKGPIDIGLVLALTYMVLVIIGERRTLWMVRGLIILMLATTVSNSLDLRLLSFVLEKLVIGSAVTMAVILQSEFRRFLEQLGRGEIVQLFQPSRGAIPKTDSVLDEIVDAVKELSQNRTGALLILETGSPIDERDFSVPGVKLNGEVSKELLQTIFQTSTLLHDGAVLIRASRIVAAGVILPLSERTASRQLGTRHRAAMGITERVENCLCVVVSEETGSISLAERGTLNRPLTSSKLKELLEARFSQSVEREPVAPNLRRLGILSSRILALVSRFLRLPSSASGDKK
- the lysA gene encoding diaminopimelate decarboxylase, with product MLSTRPVAAENSAHQYLPETIGASESRSPNQQLLPITAKVNSQDHLEIGGCDVTTLIERFGSPLYILDEETLRTACRQYRDAFSRYYPGESQVVYASKAWSCLAVCAIANSEGLGIDVVSGGELHTAVGAGVRPDKIYFHGNNKSRAELNLAIETGCIIVVDNWLELHTLAEITQTASFMPVQIMLRLTPGIECHTHEYIRTGHLDSKFGFDPDGVDEVFNFVSKQSFISCIGIHAHIGSQIFELQPHQDLAKVLVQWLVKAGEYKLPVTELNVGGGLGIRYTESDDPPSIESWAKVICEAIAGECQAQQLPLPKLLCEPGRSLIGTACITAYTVGNQKVIPGIRTYLAVDGGMSDNPRPITYQSLYRAAIANRMGSPMTETVTVAGKHCESGDILIKNAQLPPAEPGDVLVVMSTGAYNYSMASNYNRLPRPAAVLVREGEANVILQRETYQDLLRQDRLPERLIGFAK
- a CDS encoding KGG domain-containing protein; translated protein: MADKSKRGFASMDEAKQREIASKGGQAAHEKGTAHKFSPEEAKEAGRKGGEIVSQNRQHMAEIGRKGGEAVSKNRKHMSEIGKKGGQQSHKEE
- a CDS encoding isoprenyl transferase, with translation MTAKPTVLQELPADLNQERLPRHVAVIMDGNGRWAKRQGLPRIMGHRRGVDVLKDLLRCCRDWGIKALTAYAFSTENWGRPLEEVNFLMTLFERVLRQELREMMQEDVQIHFVGNLSALPRTLHAEIERSVDETRHNQGIQFTVATNYGGRQEILQACRAIAVQVQQGLIQPEQIDEALFERHLYTAGICDPDLLIRTSGEMRLSNFLLWQVAYSELYITETLWPDFDRAEFHRALSAYQQRDRRFGKV
- a CDS encoding YaaW family protein, with product MDELRAALELATEEELQQLTDILFCRRFNPLDYVQTPAPIDVKSRDRHAWLDAIEQRFRYLAADGITILRGRSEQVSYRQVLIQVCRYLKISYSNQLSTTDLEAEVFLNLLGRTWKKLPASEQEALTRRVQNSLAQTKLSKPLPLSVQKDPLGLLFKGGSALAVSSVIQPVLLQQIARQFAIHFATYQMAKQTLAVGGTAAAKGFEQYVALQTARRGMAVSAARYGAARSVFAFVGPVLWTWFLADLGWRAISTNYARIIPTIVALAQIRLTRSECWELA
- a CDS encoding J domain-containing protein — its product is MTQNRAKRKDEYRVVYDRTALANSYYTLLGLHPSASAIEIRRAYRELSKRYHPDTTDLPPATAKEKFQKLNEAYATLSNLERRMAYDQKIRYSNIPVIQPSGNLNRPISQSGNPQYSSAYLDPTDRPLSAGEVFALFILGITFIGCLLLAIAVGLTRGDAALQPIGFNSELRQKMPAQEITYDVPMSQPFNSLTTKREK
- a CDS encoding CCA tRNA nucleotidyltransferase, producing MANPPSAAFSPLSPEYWPFSLELLPQPAYLVGGAVRDALLLKDREYLDLDFVMPAQAVQTASQIAEHYSAGFVLLDTDRQIARVVFKDATVDFAQQEGDSLERDLHRRDYTVNAIAYNPHTGVFIDPLQGCADIEAGLMRMISPANLKDDPLRLLRAYRQAAQLNFSIEPATRTAIRAFAPLLGYIAAERVRSELSYLLATSEGTPQLQAAWEDGLVETWFPSANGSSLAQVAAVDESAAKLQHTWPDFGTELCRSLRDTSKTSLLAIAKLTSLLDPEIQKAEAQLLRLKYSRPEMQAVLAVLNFLPDLLPAANAFSVPEQYFLFRNVGTVFPALAVFAVASGMPVDAIAPLIERFLTPNDPVAHPIPPLTGRDLMTALNLPPGPLVGRLLTAIGVARAEGKISTPEEALQLAQQLVNSEV
- a CDS encoding O-antigen ligase family protein; the protein is MALFFLPLTPLLAVLGLAWAMLVTWKQQFHTIIRRPANQGLIVLFVWLVITAGFANDRPTAFLGLFNFLPFFIFFPAFSVLIQTPAQLRRIAEILVIGSVPVVIIGLGQLFWGWAGPIKFLWIIVDWLLAPTGNPPGRMSSVFEYTNVLASYLVATFILALGLWLETYRSLLLKWQRQETRTKPDYAGLKIANPHWNADFRRWAFLTVAVAGNAAALILTNSRNAWGIAGLACLVFAVYLGWRWLVAVVVGVAGCLLGAAFGPDPLRYWLRIAVPPYFWARINDQMYPDRPEALIRTTQWQFAWDLTLARPWTGWGLRNFTSLYQAQMQEWLGHPHNLILMLSSEAGIPATLLLCGVVGWVLAQGILLLRDWPAVYPTETTALSSSTARLIFFTYLLAFFACTLFHLFDVTLFDLRVNILGWLLLSAIGGIVYQRKAIVTNSNNKFRIGT
- a CDS encoding DUF3143 domain-containing protein, with product MAIPPAETPLYNHPLPDIEDWLRSQGCQQDRNQLHCWHLQQASWEAELTLDIDQLTVRYLNAGEEGQDIQRSFKYSLSRSDIEAAVFSGP
- the rimI gene encoding ribosomal protein S18-alanine N-acetyltransferase, coding for MNFLELKPLTSELLPAVGELDRLCFGQLWTIDAYQREIDSPNSDLLSLSFVIDHDSAATDKEQKTKGNRQILLGLGCLWAILEEAHITILAVHPEYRHQGFGQVLLLGLLKSAVNRHLEWATLEVRSSNQPALSLYQKFGFREVGRRRRYYQDTGEDALILWLSGLQRPEFTQTLANWHQETSDRLSRNDWSINYQ